A window of [Ruminococcus] lactaris ATCC 29176 genomic DNA:
CTACAACGTCCACTATTCCATATGTATCGACTGTTGCTTTAACAACTTCTTCTACTTTTGCTCTGTCAGCGGAATCACAGCTCATAGCAAAGCCATCTCCACCAAGTTCTTTAATTTCTGCGATTGTCTGCTCAATCGGTTCAAGACGGCGACCCGTTGCAACAATCTTTACGCCTCTCTTTGCAAGACAAAGGGCAATTCCTTTACCAATTCCCTGTCCTGCCCCTGTTACAATAGCAACTTTTTCATTTAACTGCTTCACGTCAAAAACCTCCTATACTTACTATATCTAATAAGTCAATTATAACAATTTTATTGGATTATGCAAGAGTTCTTTGGTTAATATATACAGTTTTTATATACGCCGTGTTTGTGCTAAACGATTACATTCCAGCCTGATTTGCGAACTTCTGAATTTACCTTCCTGCCTGTATTGCTACCTATATATAATACAGCTATGTATTTATCAGTATTTTCAAGAAATTTGTCTTTCCGGCTAATTAACGATTTCCAGTGTTCCCCAAATTTTTAAGTTGGGGAATAATTTTGAGCATTTGTTGCTTGATTTCAATTTCATTTTTTCTTATTTGGGGAATCTGGTTCTAATATTCTTTTGGATATTCGAACAGCCTCTTCATGCATTACCTCTTGTCGCATATCATCCATTATTCTACTCACAACAACCAGTACCCTCCAAGCGATTTTGCTATATCCTTACCACATTATGCTAAACAATCACTTTTTCGTCCAAAGTTTTAACTTCGTCTATGGTCAATTCTACTATTTTTGCAATTTCTTCATATGATATTTTCCAGTCTGCAACATTCCTTTTGCAACTTTGATTATTATCAAAATGTCCTGTCATCATTCCTACAAAATTATCAAGTTTCATCATATACTTTACCTCCATTATTTTAATGTCCACGCATATCCAGTTCTTGCAATAATGAATCTCCACTTCCCCATGAATATACAATGTAATAACCGCTACCCTTTATTTCTTTCGAAAATTGTAGTCCTCCGTGATCAATCACCTCAATGGACTGCCCTTTCTGAATTTCCACCAAATATTCCCATTCATTCCTTCTATAATCTGAATAGTAAGCATCCAGTTCTTCCAAAGACAATTCGCTTCTGATTAGGATTGCTCCGAAATACTGCATTCCATTCCCATTACCCGTCAATTTCCCTGCCTGTGATAAGGACTCTATCAATTCTGTTTCCTCTGGTAGCGGAATTTCACATAATGCTTTTTCCACTTTGTAAGCAGTGTGGTTATTTATGAGTGGAAGGGAAATAACTCCTCCTATCAATATGGCTGCCGCTAAAATCCAAACTATTTTCAGTTTTTTCATCCTCTCCTCCTTTCTTTTCTTACATATGTAAGATTATTATAGAACACCACTATTATCAAATCATTCTTTCTTAACTTACTCTTTGCGAATACGGTATTGGTAATCCGGTATACTCGTAATACCATCATTCAATATTTCATTTCCTAAATACTGAAAACTGCCATCCTCCGCAAACCTTACAGTCAGTTCATGGGTTATGACCGCATCATTACAAATAACCATATCGCACACCGCCTCTACCGTTAATGTTACTGTCCCATCATCATTTTCTTTGATACCGACAACCTCCGGCAAGGAAGTCCCGAAGAACGTTGGTGCATAATTAAAGCAACCAAGCCTTTCCCATTAATAGGTTTGCTTTTTTGAACATAAAATCAAATACATAGTACTGTGAAATCGAAGTAAATATTTCTATCAACAGAACCTTTTATGACAACATATCTTTCACACAAGTACTCCGATAATCACTCGGTGATATTTTATATCTTTCTTTAAATACTCGATTAAACGTTCTCTGACTTTCAAATCCACTATCCAGACAAATGTTTGTAATAGAATCACTCGTATTTTCCAAACGATGGCATGCATAGTTCAGCCTTGCATCGTTAAGATATTGATTAAAGTTTCTATGGAAAGTTTTGGAAAAGAGTCTGGATAAAACATATTTGCTCACCCCCAGATCTTTTGCCATCTCTTCCAACGAAAATTTCTTCTTAAAATTTGCTGATATATAGGAAACTGTCTGGTAAATAAGATTGTTGCTCCCCACATTACTCTTTTCTACCAAATTTAATTTTCCTATGCAACGTGCCAACACAATTTGAAGATATGCCTGTGCAACAATAATATCCGACTGTTCTGTCTCTAAAATCGCATTTATAACCCTATATACCTCCGGTTCAACATTTTCCGCTTTGATGATCGGGTATTCAGGAGCCATGGATTGCATGATATCTGCAAATTTGGCAATCGTAAATGGCGATGCAATCAGATAAGTCGCTTTATTTACACCGGGTGTCAGTACCTGATAGTGATGAATAACATCTGGAAATACAAAGCCTATATCTCCTTTATCCATATGATATAGTTCCTGTCCGACACCGAGTTCTAATGCTCCACTTGTTACACAAACGATCTCCAATGCATTATGAAGATGTGGTTCAATATGTTTTGACTTTCTATTTATTGCTATGATCTCCTCTTTTGTGTCAACATATTTTAACTGCATGAAATACTCCCCTTTGCAACATTTGTCTATATCTTCTTTCGATTTGGCAAGCAATCCTTTTACACCTATCTTATAATCAACTTGTAAATAAGGAAGGAGGAATCGCAAATGAGCAATCTTAAAAAATATCTGAATAACCTTTTAGTATTCTACGCTGAATATTTTGAGCATCCATACCATGTATAAATACTAAAAGGACTATTTTGTGAAAACTGAATATTTTCTTAAGGCCATTTCACAAAAATGAAGTAGTCCTTTTTTATTTTCAAAATATCTGCAAATTCAATCAATTTATATATAGAAAAAAAGCACTGTCTCATCGAGCAACGACCAGACAACGCTTTCTCCTGTCAATTCTAATTTATGTCTGATGCATCTGTTACTTCATCTGCAGCAATTCCTTTTTCTGCTTTCAGTTTTTTATTTGCATCTTCTACATTCATTCTTGAAAGTACAAACATAATCAATACATCAAAGATTAACGGAAGCCAAAGATACATGAACTGCATCATATCAAGTGCAGACTGCGGCTGAGTTGCATTTGTTCCGATATATCCACTGAACTCAAGCAGCCATCCAACAACAGCGGTTCCAATACCTCCACCGATTTTTACGCCAAGAGAAGTACAAGAGTACATCGTTCCGTCAATTCTCTTTCCCTGTGTAAGATAAGTGTATTCAGAGCAGGATGCGATAACTGCATTCATATCTCCCTGCCATGGTCCCTGACCTAAGGCTGCAAGAGCTGTAAACGCCATCATCAGCGGAACACTACCCATATATCCGGCAACAACAACAAGTGCTCTACCGATGACTGCTAAGACATAACCTCTTAAGTTCAGTTTATACATACCTTTCCACTTACCAACTAATGTCGGTGTGAAAATCAGGGCAATGATCAGTGGAATATTTACTGCCCATGCAAATTGTCCAAACAAATTCTTATTTTTCAGTACCCATGTCATGTAATAAATGCCAGCTCCAATCATGGCACCATATAACTGCTGTAAAATATATGTTCCACAAATCATCATGTAATATTTGTTTTTGACAAGAAGCTTGAATGCCTGTACCATTCCATACTTTTCATTATCATTCTTTACTTCTCCTTCATTAAGTTCCTCCTCCGGAAGTTCCTTAACAGAAAGTGCTGAAATCGTATTTATGACAAGACCAATGATTGCATAGATAATAGCAACCGTTCTCCATGCCGCAGCATCTCCACCACATTTATCCACAAATCCAACTGTAATCGCCTGAATCAGAAGACTTGTTGAAAATGCAAAAATAAAACGGTAAGATCCCATCTGCACACGCTCTTTGCTGTTCTTTGTAATCAGTGACGTAAGTGCTGAGTAAGCAATATTGTTTGCTGTATAAAACACGCCATTTAACAGTGTATATGAAATAAAGAACCATGCATATTTAGCCGTTGTTCCCAAACTGACCGGTACTGTAAAGCAGCAGACCAGCGTAATGGCACAACCAATATATCCGTATAGCATCCATGGCTTCGCTTTTCCCATTTTACTGTGTGTTTTGTCAATCATTGATCCAAAAAATATATCCGTGAAACCATCAAATAGTTTTGATACGGCAATCAGGGTACCTACGACACCTGCAGCAAGTCCTACCGAGTCTGTCAGATAGGGCATCATGAAGGATGTCAGGAACGCATAGACTACATTACCTGCAATATCACCTGATCCGTATCCAATTTTATTATACCATTTCAAATACTTTTTTTCTTCCATAGAATTTCTTTGCTCCTCATCTTCATCGCACTTAGAATTTCAAGATGTCTAACAGAGTATGATGTCTAATTCTAGTTTTTTCTCTGTTTTTGTCTGATTGTTCTGTATATCCGGACTTTACATTACAATCAGACTCTCTTTCCTTGTTTACGGGTTACATGAAACTTTATTATCCCTTTACATACGGTATCAGTGTAAACTGAAACCGGAATAATACATCATCAAATCGGTACTGCTCCAATACAACTGGACCACAACTATTAGAACCAATGCCATTTAGTGCATAGTCAACACAAAATACTAGACTATCTGATTCTGTCAGTTCATAATTATGCGTTTTCTTCTCAAGTTCTTCCTGCGTATAATAAGAAGCATTGAATGAGAAGGCATTTTCCGCAGATACCACAATTCCATATCGGCTGTTGTTAAGCTCTACATATTCACAATCATAATGGCTTCCATTTTCCTGTGGGCGAATATAATCCTCATGCAAATCATCTACATTTGCCTGATACAAACCGTGGCTCGAAGCCTGATGTTTGTCACAATAGCTTTCCTGTGGTCCCATTCCAAAGTATCTTGCAGCTGAGAGTTTTTTATCAAGGAACATCCTCACACCAAATCTTGGCAAATCTGGGAATTCATCATCTTTTGTTACTTCAATATCTGCATCAATCTTTCCAGCAGCTTCTATTTTCCATGTGATCATCACATCAAGAATCTTCTGTACTGTCTCTGCCACAACGGATGCATGGCTTGTAATTTTCACACCATGTTTTCCCTGCACAACCTCTGTCGTGTAGGCTCTTGTATAAGCTTTATCATAGTGGGCTTTCTTCCATTCAGACTTGATGTACATATCGTTATCTGTTGGAGCTCTCCAAATATTTAATTCCATCGGATGGTTCAAGTATTCCCGCCCTGCGAATTTCATCTCTGTAAAGAGTGCAGTACGTTTGTCTATGGTATAAGCAAATTCACGCCCCTTGATATGAATCTGTGTATCATTTTCATTTACCTGTAATTCAGAGTCCACTGCTGTTTTTTGCAGCCATTTCTCTGCAAGTTTACATTTTGCATCATCTTTGCTTACCTCAATTTCATCAAATCCAAGAATATGTTCTTCATCCAATAATGGTAATTCTTTTTTCAAATGGTAAATAAGTTTTAAATAACATTTTCCATTCTCTGGCACATTGATTTTAAGGTTTGTTTTTCCTTCACTGTGTGGTGCTACTGAAACTTCTGGAAGTTTACCTTTGCTGATTACAAGACCGTCCTGTGTCAGTTCATAACTGATTTTCACATAATCTTTCAAATCATCAAAATCCATGTAGTTATGAAGCATTAGTTCTCCACTTTCTTTGTCATAGGAAATAACCCTTGCCGGGCGATAAACATTCTTGTATTCCAAAAGTCCTGTATGTACCGTTCTGTCCGGATATACTAATCCATCCATACAGAAGTTGCCATCATGAATTTCTTCGCCATGGTCGCCCCCATAAGCATATATAGTCTTTCCATTCTCAGCAGTTCCATGAGCAATCGCATGGTCACACCATTCCCAGACAAAGCCGCCGCACATTTTATCATTATCCTGAATCATCTGGAAGTAATCTTCAAAATCTCCAGGTCCGTTTCCCATGCTGTGACAGTACTCTACCAAAAGGAAGGGTTTGCTTCCATCTTTATCCAGATATTCCTGAATTTCGGAAAGTGCCGGGTACATCCGGCTGTACACATCCAGATTGCTGTAATCATATGTTTCATCATAATTACGATATCTTGCACTCTCATATTGTGTGATACGGTCTGGATCAAAATTCTTTGTCCATTCCAGTGCTTTTTCAAAGTTGCAGCCATAAGCACTCTCATTTCCCATTGACCACATAACAATACAGAAACGGTTTTTGTCACGTTCCACCATGAGTTTTACTCGATCAACGATTGCCTCTTCCCATACCGGATCATCTGCAATCTTCTCATTCCAGCGTTTGAATCGATTGTAATCGGTGTCTTCTTTTCTGTAGATCATAAATGGACCATGAGCTTCAATATCTGCTTCATCTATTACCATAAATCCATACTTGTCACACATTTCATAGAAAAATGGTGCGTTCGGATAGTGGCTGGAACGGATCGCATTAAAATTATGCTGCTTCATTAACGTAAGATCGGTTGTAATCTGTTCCGGACTGATTGTAAATCCAGTAACCGGATCGGAATCATGTCGATTGACACCACGGAATTTAATCTTCTGTCCATTTAAATAAATAACCTGGTCTTTAATCTCTATCTTTCTTAATGCAATGTGATCTACAATTACTTCGTTCTCTGTTTCAAGAATCAGTTTATATAGATATGGATTTTCTGTATTCCAAAGTTCCGGACTTGCGATTTCTAATACAGCTGTTCCTTCTTCAGCAATACTTCCTAGTGCTACAACTGCTCCGTTTCTATCTTCAATCGAAATTTTTACATTTAACGGAGAGTAGAATTTCATTTCAATTTCTACTTTCGCAAGCATATCCTCAATTCTTGTTTTAATATGATAATCACTGATTGCCTGTTTTGGGCGTTTCAAAATGTACACATCCCGGAAAATACCACTCATACGGAATTTGTCCTGATCTTCCAAATAGGAACCATCACACCACTTCATGACCAGAACCGCTATGCTGTTCTCTCCGTCCCGAAGGAGGTCGGTGATATCAAACTCACTGGTCATATGAGAAACCTGGCTATACCCTACATAAGAGCCATTGATCCATACATAAAAGCAACTGTCTACTCCTTCAAAATTCAAGAAAGCTTTTGGTGCATTTTCATCTTTGTGATAAACAAAGGTATGTGCATATGTTCCACATGGAATATCCTGTGGTACATACGGTGGATCAAATGGGAACGGATACCTGATGTTTGTATACTGATGTGTGTCATATCCTGCCATCTGCCATACACTCGGAACCTGAATCTCATCAAAATTTTCTGTATCATAATCTTTCTCAAAGAAGGGTTCCTGAACATCATAGATACTGTTAAAATACTGGAACTTCCAAGTTCCGTTCAATAACTGCATTCGGTCTGACTCTTCCCTGTGCTCCATCAGGTTATCCATTCTTTTGGATGCCGGAATAAAATAGGCTCTGGCTGGCATTGTGTTTTCATGCAGTACTCTTAAATCCTCATAATAACGTGGTACAATCATAAATAACTCTCCTTTAATAC
This region includes:
- a CDS encoding MFS transporter yields the protein MEEKKYLKWYNKIGYGSGDIAGNVVYAFLTSFMMPYLTDSVGLAAGVVGTLIAVSKLFDGFTDIFFGSMIDKTHSKMGKAKPWMLYGYIGCAITLVCCFTVPVSLGTTAKYAWFFISYTLLNGVFYTANNIAYSALTSLITKNSKERVQMGSYRFIFAFSTSLLIQAITVGFVDKCGGDAAAWRTVAIIYAIIGLVINTISALSVKELPEEELNEGEVKNDNEKYGMVQAFKLLVKNKYYMMICGTYILQQLYGAMIGAGIYYMTWVLKNKNLFGQFAWAVNIPLIIALIFTPTLVGKWKGMYKLNLRGYVLAVIGRALVVVAGYMGSVPLMMAFTALAALGQGPWQGDMNAVIASCSEYTYLTQGKRIDGTMYSCTSLGVKIGGGIGTAVVGWLLEFSGYIGTNATQPQSALDMMQFMYLWLPLIFDVLIMFVLSRMNVEDANKKLKAEKGIAADEVTDASDIN
- a CDS encoding glycoside hydrolase family 2 TIM barrel-domain containing protein, translated to MIVPRYYEDLRVLHENTMPARAYFIPASKRMDNLMEHREESDRMQLLNGTWKFQYFNSIYDVQEPFFEKDYDTENFDEIQVPSVWQMAGYDTHQYTNIRYPFPFDPPYVPQDIPCGTYAHTFVYHKDENAPKAFLNFEGVDSCFYVWINGSYVGYSQVSHMTSEFDITDLLRDGENSIAVLVMKWCDGSYLEDQDKFRMSGIFRDVYILKRPKQAISDYHIKTRIEDMLAKVEIEMKFYSPLNVKISIEDRNGAVVALGSIAEEGTAVLEIASPELWNTENPYLYKLILETENEVIVDHIALRKIEIKDQVIYLNGQKIKFRGVNRHDSDPVTGFTISPEQITTDLTLMKQHNFNAIRSSHYPNAPFFYEMCDKYGFMVIDEADIEAHGPFMIYRKEDTDYNRFKRWNEKIADDPVWEEAIVDRVKLMVERDKNRFCIVMWSMGNESAYGCNFEKALEWTKNFDPDRITQYESARYRNYDETYDYSNLDVYSRMYPALSEIQEYLDKDGSKPFLLVEYCHSMGNGPGDFEDYFQMIQDNDKMCGGFVWEWCDHAIAHGTAENGKTIYAYGGDHGEEIHDGNFCMDGLVYPDRTVHTGLLEYKNVYRPARVISYDKESGELMLHNYMDFDDLKDYVKISYELTQDGLVISKGKLPEVSVAPHSEGKTNLKINVPENGKCYLKLIYHLKKELPLLDEEHILGFDEIEVSKDDAKCKLAEKWLQKTAVDSELQVNENDTQIHIKGREFAYTIDKRTALFTEMKFAGREYLNHPMELNIWRAPTDNDMYIKSEWKKAHYDKAYTRAYTTEVVQGKHGVKITSHASVVAETVQKILDVMITWKIEAAGKIDADIEVTKDDEFPDLPRFGVRMFLDKKLSAARYFGMGPQESYCDKHQASSHGLYQANVDDLHEDYIRPQENGSHYDCEYVELNNSRYGIVVSAENAFSFNASYYTQEELEKKTHNYELTESDSLVFCVDYALNGIGSNSCGPVVLEQYRFDDVLFRFQFTLIPYVKG
- a CDS encoding helix-turn-helix transcriptional regulator produces the protein MQLKYVDTKEEIIAINRKSKHIEPHLHNALEIVCVTSGALELGVGQELYHMDKGDIGFVFPDVIHHYQVLTPGVNKATYLIASPFTIAKFADIMQSMAPEYPIIKAENVEPEVYRVINAILETEQSDIIVAQAYLQIVLARCIGKLNLVEKSNVGSNNLIYQTVSYISANFKKKFSLEEMAKDLGVSKYVLSRLFSKTFHRNFNQYLNDARLNYACHRLENTSDSITNICLDSGFESQRTFNRVFKERYKISPSDYRSTCVKDMLS